One Actinomycetota bacterium DNA segment encodes these proteins:
- a CDS encoding crotonase, which yields MSGHGSDAQGPADEVRVERVGEVAVLTLDRPDRLNAFTGRMGAALGRAYAACDGDDGVRAVVVTGAGRAFCAGADLGGAGDTFAAPGEGFTASPVRPAAWEVRKPVIAAVNGHAVGIGLTIAMQCDIRVVAEDATLGFLHVRRGVLPDMHAHWTVPRAIGFARATELLLTGRTFSGREAVDLGIASRALRAPDVLPAALAMANDIAVHTAPLSVALSKRLLWSDADRDAVGRMETEFHRYVMGAGDAREGASAFVERRPPHWRQRVPGDWPQGLD from the coding sequence ATGAGCGGGCACGGCTCCGACGCCCAGGGACCCGCCGATGAGGTGCGAGTCGAGCGCGTGGGTGAGGTCGCGGTGCTCACGCTCGACCGTCCCGACCGGCTCAACGCCTTCACCGGTCGCATGGGCGCCGCGCTCGGACGCGCCTACGCGGCGTGCGACGGCGACGACGGCGTCCGCGCAGTCGTCGTCACGGGTGCGGGGCGCGCCTTCTGCGCGGGCGCCGATCTCGGCGGCGCCGGCGACACCTTCGCCGCGCCGGGTGAGGGCTTCACCGCCTCGCCGGTCCGGCCCGCGGCGTGGGAGGTGCGCAAGCCGGTGATCGCCGCGGTGAACGGTCACGCCGTCGGCATCGGCCTCACCATCGCCATGCAATGCGACATCCGCGTCGTGGCCGAGGACGCCACCCTCGGGTTCCTTCACGTGCGGAGAGGTGTGCTCCCCGACATGCATGCCCACTGGACGGTGCCGAGGGCCATCGGGTTCGCGCGCGCCACCGAGCTGCTCCTCACCGGCCGGACGTTCTCAGGACGCGAGGCGGTCGATCTCGGGATCGCGTCCCGGGCGCTTCGCGCGCCCGATGTCCTCCCGGCCGCGCTGGCGATGGCAAACGACATCGCGGTGCACACCGCTCCGCTGTCGGTCGCGCTGAGCAAGCGGCTGCTGTGGTCGGATGCGGATCGCGACGCGGTGGGCCGGATGGAGACCGAGTTCCACCGCTACGTCATGGGCGCGGGTGATGCGCGCGAGGGCGCGTCGGCGTTCGTGGAGCGACGCCCGCCGCACTGGCGGCAGCGGGTGCCGGGCGACTGGCCTCAGGGCTTGGACTGA
- a CDS encoding NUDIX domain-containing protein: MPAATVIVARDGDGGLETLLIRRNTALEFAGGMWVFPGGRIDPGDYLAEAPHDEATAARRAAVREAAEEAGLVLDEADLVPFSHWTAPPISPKRFATWFFLAPCPAVTPVITIDGGEIHDHTWMRPADAIARREAGEIDLAPPTWITLHRMARSPGLSAALLDARSHEPERFETRFSRVDDGVVAVYEGDVAYDGGPLHGPGPRHRLWMVASGWRYERD, translated from the coding sequence ATCCCCGCAGCCACGGTGATCGTCGCCCGCGACGGTGACGGTGGCCTCGAGACGCTGTTGATCCGTCGCAACACCGCGCTCGAGTTCGCCGGCGGGATGTGGGTGTTTCCGGGCGGGCGCATCGACCCGGGCGACTACCTGGCGGAAGCGCCGCACGACGAGGCGACCGCCGCCCGCCGCGCCGCGGTGCGTGAGGCGGCCGAGGAGGCGGGCCTCGTGCTCGACGAGGCCGATCTGGTGCCGTTCTCGCACTGGACCGCGCCGCCGATCTCGCCGAAGCGGTTCGCCACGTGGTTCTTCCTCGCCCCGTGCCCCGCCGTCACGCCGGTGATCACGATCGACGGCGGCGAGATCCACGACCACACGTGGATGCGGCCGGCCGACGCCATCGCCCGTCGCGAGGCCGGTGAGATCGACCTCGCCCCGCCGACGTGGATCACGCTCCACCGCATGGCCCGCTCGCCCGGTCTGTCGGCCGCGTTGCTCGACGCCCGCAGCCACGAGCCGGAGCGCTTCGAGACCCGTTTCTCACGCGTCGACGACGGCGTGGTCGCGGTCTACGAAGGTGACGTCGCGTACGACGGGGGCCCGCTCCACGGACCGGGGCCGCGGCACCGGCTCTGGATGGTCGCGTCGGGCTGGCGCTACGAGCGCGACTGA